A window of the Drosophila simulans strain w501 chromosome 2L, Prin_Dsim_3.1, whole genome shotgun sequence genome harbors these coding sequences:
- the LOC27206559 gene encoding uncharacterized protein LOC27206559: MSMRKICCSLTANFPWTSKIVSFGQKQPSRSTCLSQEHCLWRQRNKVEIEQLAKLVGFQPNEIDSFLFNLSLRHYSDLLKPKDCGWNYCNVPLCYPYVCDRYMAIFDHRGNLRSPIHERSLKSLLPLLLDYLNGDSPNDRKDSPIYEAYPDEHPAKCRSNIEQNHLESMVSSDWISQVFGSPSESKSEKTGKKTNKPQPVMRSELGTELESESQTDKKKGKNKTFGRQSVFLNDELALAYAKSYDYAEYLMKTLGRHRFRDSYIGPVGDLRTTRTRILIRDLIARKGMNINEKNLRKALKKVDLEWKGTTRADYKREMKTAQEISRLYNAIVQTPSEEPIPWKIIGKVRENYPKVPKASKSPKKYFSDQYSMVFHEPFDRKKSWTWQRRQSRRTRRISNYKLSTTRIKPYINKQQVEPVEDQSSIHSSLSNRGRLQKRES, from the coding sequence ATGAGCATGCGGAAAATATGTTGCAGCCTTACAGCAAATTTTCCGTGGACATCCAAGATTgtttcatttggccaaaaacaaccGTCTAGATCCACATGTCTATCCCAGGAGCATTGTCTTTGGCGTCAGAGAAACAAAGTGGAAATCGAACAGTTGGCAAAACTGGTGGGATTTCAGCCCAATGAAATCGATAGCTTTCTGTTTAATCTTAGCCTACGGCACTATAGTGATCTATTGAAACCCAAGGACTGTGGATGGAATTACTGCAATGTGCCCCTTTGTTATCCGTATGTCTGTGATCGGTACATGGCCATATTCGATCATCGTGGCAACTTACGAAGTCCCATCCATGAAAGGAGTCTTAAAAGTTTACTTCCTTTACTGCTGGATTATTTGAACGGTGATTCGCCTAATGATCGGAAGGACTCGCCCATTTACGAGGCGTATCCTGACGAACATCCGGCGAAATGTCGTTCAAATATCGAGCAGAATCATTTAGAAAGTATGGTATCTTCAGATTGGATCTCTCAGGTCTTTGGCAGTCCAAGTGAatcgaaaagcgaaaaaacgGGGAAAAAGACTAATAAACCTCAACCGGTAATGAGATCGGAATTAGGAACTGAATTAGAATCAGAATCTCAAACGGACAAAAAGAAGGGGAAAAATAAGACATTTGGTCGGCAGTCCGTGTTTCTCAATGATGAACTTGCTCTAGCTTATGCCAAGTCCTATGATTATGCGGAATATCTGATGAAAACCTTGGGTCGACATCGTTTTAGGGACAGCTATATAGGTCCCGTGGGAGATTTAAGAACAACACGTACTCGCATTCTAATAAGGGACTTGATCGCCAGGAAAGGaatgaatataaatgaaaaaaatttaaggaaAGCCTTAAAAAAGGTGGATCTCGAGTGGAAAGGAACGACTCGAGCAGATTATAAACGTGAAATGAAAACCGCCCAGGAGATTTCCCGGCTTTACAATGCCATTGTTCAGACGCCGTCAGAGGAACCAATTCCTTGGAAAATTATAGGTAAGGTCAGGGAGAACTATCCCAAGGTTCCAAAAGCCTCCAAGTCGCCCAAAAAATACTTTTCCGACCAATACTCAATGGTTTTCCATGAACCTTTTGATCGTAAAAAGAGCTGGACCTGGCAACGGCGACAATCTAGACGAACTCGTCGAATTTCCAATTACAAATTATCAACTACAAGGATCAAGCCCTATATAAACAAGCAACAAGTAGAGCCGGTCGAAGATCAGTCTTCAATTCATTCGTCATTGAGTAATAGGGGAAGATTGCAGAAACGAGAGTCTTAA
- the LOC6732530 gene encoding uncharacterized protein LOC6732530 — protein sequence MNSCCCRSHSDRTNPMACLPQLPRLQRVQSCRPFLEGRKAASCCVSGERRWGQRNGCMIQVLAKMVNKSSSTVCQFLHQLTLQVFARILYPLMLGWNTLKVPFVIPDICELYYGIFDECGNLRCSIPTRTLLILISMIQYFLNLPKRCGQNNTCQGCRSQADDLRNNHSPGYCGKNAMTPFSGREITEKGPSKGSDVWAGLKRLGYERRGDLDSYPSDESIPYGYAPHRCPCQGGNPRTQRSGIMNPYAKRTGAMRSLVCAEELESPMLASEYNQQIPMAPISPKAAQIIHINHISNLYAAVVQNQHTRQLFADGRPPRPRVRPCTENQNRFSGGFMMPEPYFNGMPWSWLHRDPQRTIRLPSGGLHLEIPRYRRQPLDEEYHSFKSKYEHLSRQDNPFKENSLLPYPTENRFNPENRLQSLSWDKKILNFQNHPTKNISNNLIIPIKQQRKIEWEQLLIKRIDDAKRTKGTFDFWNEMMERNKFRTFQQAIQDIPKIPSKEIGYSQSRKDSAHVITNGSNNSLRSARQNQKKLEIEKPGISKRANNNRAHVSPQNRVKPLSSSQEKQTLKNHIEQHTYKSKSVNNTAHLAKNEISRQPKYPDPEDYRKERARNHKYIRKTAGESVMLIKPAKSIIKKPKPKETHLKGVSQDELESLKKQLEMNTIDKRVRFSVPTPYTNERVMPAERCVLLEGGDQIPKQLSKLHSQDKSATKSVFSRKSGKSPERGLRKKRLHSEDGTELPTHSKRAAMGSQNKCHGNTKAKPNKPLGRSCKIMPKVLYSREETLKLGK from the coding sequence ATGAATTCCTGCTGCTGTAGATCGCATAGCGATCGCACGAACCCCATGGCCTGTCTTCCTCAGCTTCCACGTCTGCAGCGGGTCCAAAGTTGTCGGCCATTTTTGGAGGGACGAAAGGCAGCCAGCTGTTGTGTTTCGGGCGAGAGGCGATGGGGTCAGAGAAACGGATGTATGATCCAAGTGCTGGCGAAGATGGTCAATAAGTCGTCCAGTACGGTCTGCCAATTTCTCCACCAATTGACACTGCAGGTCTTTGCGAGGATTCTATATCCTTTGATGTTGGGCTGGAATACGCTGAAGGTACCGTTTGTTATACCCGACATCTGTGAGCTATACTACGGGATATTCGACGAATGCGGTAACTTGAGGTGTTCCATACCCACGAGAACGTTGCTCATCCTGATATCCATGATCCAGTACTTTCTCAATCTACCGAAGAGATGTGGACAAAATAACACGTGTCAGGGTTGCAGAAGTCAGGCAGATGACTTGAGGAACAATCACAGTCCCGGTTATTGTGGCAAAAATGCCATGACGCCATTCTCGGGACGGGAGATTACGGAAAAGGGACCATCGAAGGGAAGTGATGTGTGGGCGGGACTTAAGCGATTGGGATACGAAAGACGTGGCGATCTAGATAGTTATCCCTCGGATGAGTCTATACCATATGGCTATGCACCCCATCGATGTCCTTGCCAGGGCGGGAATCCCAGAACTCAGAGATCCGGAATTATGAACCCGTATGCAAAGAGAACTGGGGCCATGAGATCGTTGGTCTGCGCGGAGGAACTGGAAAGTCCCATGTTAGCTTCCGAATATAATCAGCAAATTCCAATGGCACCCATTTCACCAAAAGCAGCTCAAATTATTCACATTAATCACATCTCGAATCTATATGCTGCAGTCGTACAAAACCAACATACAAGACAATTATTTGCTGATGGAAGGCCACCAAGACCGCGGGTAAGACCCTGCACTGAGAACCAAAACCGATTCTCCGGAGGATTCATGATGCCCGAACCCTATTTCAATGGCATGCCATGGAGTTGGCTGCACAGAGATCCTCAGAGAACGATACGCCTACCAAGTGGCGGTCTTCATTTGGAAATCCCACGATACAGACGACAACCCTTGGACGAAGAGTACCACagttttaaaagtaaatatgaaCACTTGAGCAGACAGGATAATCCCTTCAAAGAAAACAGTCTATTGCCTTACCCAACTGAAAATAGATTCAACCCAGAAAATAGGTTGCAATCTTTAAGTTGGGACAAAAAAATACTGAACTTTCAAAATCAtccaacaaaaaatatttccaataatCTAATAATCCCAAttaaacaacaacgaaaaattGAGTGGGAGCAGCTCCTTATAAAAAGAATTGATGATGCAAAGAGAACTAAGGGAACTTTTGATTTCTGGAATGAGATGATGGAGAGAAATAAGTTTCGAACATTTCAGCAAGCAATTCAGGACATACCAAAGATTCCTTCAAAAGAGATTGGGTATTCTCAATCAAGAAAAGACAGTGCCCACGTTATAACGAATGGAAGCAATAACTCCCTGAGATCGGCGAggcaaaaccaaaagaaattaGAAATCGAAAAACCCGGGATTTCAAAAAGGGCAAATAATAATCGAGCTCATGTTTCACCACAAAATCGAGTAAAACCACTTTCCAGTAGCCAAGAAAAACAGACTTTAAAAAATCACATTGAACAACACACCTATAAAAGTAAGTCTGTAAATAACACTGCGCATCTGGCAAAGAATGAAATAAGTCGTCAACCAAAATATCCTGATCCCGAGGATTATAGAAAAGAACGGGCTagaaatcataaatatattaggAAAACTGCGGGAGAATCTGTCATGCTAATAAAGCCTGCAAAAAGTATCATAAAGAAACCTAAACCTAAAGAAACTCACTTAAAGGGCGTAAGCCAGGATGAGTTAGAAAGCTTAAAGAAACAATTAGAGATGAATACAATTGATAAAAGAGTTCGATTTAGTGTACCCACACCTTACACCAATGAAAGAGTGATGCCAGCTGAAAGGTGTGTTCTTCTTGAAGGTGGAGATCAGATACCCAAGCAGTTGAGTAAGCTCCATAGTCAAGATAAAAGTGCTACGAAAAGTGTGTTTAGCCGAAAATCGGGAAAGTCACCGGAACGAGGTCTTAGAAAAAAGCGATTGCATTCAGAAGATGGTACAGAACTGCCCACACATAGTAAACGAGCTGCGATGGGTTCTCAAAATAAATGTCATGGAAATACCAAAGCAAAACCTAACAAACCACTCGGTCGAAGTTGTAAAATTATGCCAAAAGTATTGTATTCCAGAGAGGAAACACTGAAGCTAGGAAAGTAA